A DNA window from Arachis duranensis cultivar V14167 chromosome 3, aradu.V14167.gnm2.J7QH, whole genome shotgun sequence contains the following coding sequences:
- the LOC107477311 gene encoding uncharacterized protein LOC107477311: MDMQIALPVIGIVAAAAVTFYAVSFSEIREKSFRELDESESENGGYKPTPSSRERRARRQANKNSKP; the protein is encoded by the exons ATGGATATGCAAATTGCTCTGCCTGTTATTGGAATTGTTGCTGCTGCAGCTGTGACCTTCTATGCTGTAAGCTTCTCTGAGATTAGAGAG AAATCATTTAGAGAGTTGGATGAATCTGAATCCGAAAATGGAGGCTATAAGCCAACACCAAgctctagagagaggagagctAGAAGACAAGCTAACAAAAATTCCAAACCCTAA
- the LOC107477266 gene encoding uncharacterized protein LOC107477266, with translation MEAETTVVSEVPVTKAVEDTDHKDDKIKETNGDLPQVEIEGKKEEEENSFDGEFIKVEKEENTVTERSSDSDPPSREFLEAQEKIQELQVELQRLAESLKTSEHENAQLKGEISVTKEKLEETGKNYQELELSHKKLQEQIIEAEEKYKLQLSVLEEAMQSQELKQKELLNVKEAFDGVSLELESSRKKMEELQQELQLSSDEARKYEELHKESGLHAESEGKKALEFERLLEEAKLSTKVVEDEMASLKEELKGLYDKIAENEKVEEALKTTAAELATIQEELTNSKSQILDLESRLSSRDSLVDELSQELELRKTSETQLKEDMSALQNLFASTKEELQEKISDLEAVNLKLQEEEKLRESTEAALKTHEEQLLAVQEELTKLSVEKQGLESSVQDLTNNAKQLKELCADLEEKIKLSDENFQKTDSLLSEALSNNAELEQKLKSLEDLHTESGAAAATATQRSLELEGHVQASNAAVEEAKSQLREMETRFIAAEQKNVELEQELNLLQLKTSDAEREVTEFSEKVSHLNSKLTEAEEEKNALNNQLQEYLEKISQLESDLNQSSQQSSQLEEELKLAKDKCAEHEDRASMNHQRSRELEDLFQSSHSKLEDADKKVNELELLLEAEKYRIQELEQQISTLEKRCSDSEAENNKHLENISFLTSELDAFQARVSSLETTLQEANEREKSLENSLSAAAAERTMIEAASSSLNEKLSEAESLLEIVRDDLNLTQEKLQSTEDDLKAAQLREDEILEKLKASEENHVIRGRDMEETVTKHAELQLLHESLTRDSEQKLQDAIEKLDNRESEVQSLLEKIKILEDQIAESGEQSASVKDEYEKSLSKLASLEGENEDLRRQITEAEEKISQSFSENDLLVGTNMQLKIKIDELQESLNSAISEKEATIQEIVSQKSTIAELNDLHSRSTELHSASTTRILEVESQLQEALQRHTVKESEAKELYEKLNTLEGQINFHEEQAREAAAVSESHKAELEESLQKLKHLETVVEELQNKSLHHEQESAGLHEEKSKLNDEIASYESKLSDLQSKLDAALVEKDETVQLIHSSKNAIDELVTKHNAEAETLKSQIASVTEEKNLLNETNQDLKKELQSVILALEEKLKEQQKIEESLRSEVATLKTEIAEKSALQIRLKEIEEQLAKAESRLNEEVGSVQAAASQREADLSSKLEELEQKVHDRNVLNEKIVELEKELQLAQETIANQKEAESQKLELEAALKSSHEELESKKKEVSLLHNQVTDLEQKLQVAADKLSAKGEGVEPKEEMEVKSRDIGSSISTPSKRKSKKKSEATTSSEAHIQTSTVHASSAMNFKSILGVAVVSIIFGIILGKRY, from the exons ATGGAAGCAGAGACAACAGTTGTTTCAGAAGTTCCAGTGACAAAAGCTGTTGAGGACACAGATCATAAAGATGATAAAATTaag GAAACAAACGGGGACTTGCCTCAAGTGGAGATTGAAGgtaagaaagaagaggaagagaattcttTTGATGGAGAATTCATTAAAGTCGAAAAGGAAGAGAACACGGTGACAGAAAGAAGCTCAGACTCAGATCCTCCAAGCAGAGAATTTCTAGAAGCACAAGAGAAGATTCAGGAACTCCAAGTTGAACTGCAGAGGCTAGCTGAGTCTTTGAAGACATCTGAACATGAAAATGCTCAGTTGAAGGGAGAGATTTCGGTTACAAAAGAGAAATTGGAGGAAACCGGAAAGAATTACCAAGAGCTTGAACTAAGtcacaagaaactacaagagcAGATTATTGAAGCTGAGGAGAAATATAAGCTGCAGCTGAGTGTTCTTGAGGAGGCAATGCAAAGTCAAGAATTGAAGCAGAAAGAGCTTCTTAACGTGAAGGAAGCATTCGATGGTGTGAGCCTTGAGCTTGAAAGCTCAAGAAAGAAGATGGAGGAATTGCAGCAAGAGCTTCAGCTTTCTTCGGACGAGGCTAGGAAGTATGAGGAGCTGCATAAGGAAAGTGGCTTGCATGCTGAATCAGAAGGAAAGAAGGCCTTAGAATTCGAAAGACTATTAGAAGAAGCGAAATTGAGCACAAAAGTAGTGGAAGATGAGATGGCTTCTCTAAAGGAAGAATTGAAGGGATTGTATGATAAGATTGCTGAGAATGAGAAGGTTGAAGAAGCACTTAAAACAACTGCAGCAGAACTCGCTACCATCCAAGAAGAGTTGACAAACTCAAAATCTCAGATATTGGATTTGGAGAGTAGACTCTCTTCAAGGGACTCTCTAGTAGATGAGTTGAGCCAAGAATTGGAGCTGCGAAAGACTTCGGAAACACAACTGAAGGAAGACATGTCAGCACTTCAAAACTTGTTTGCCTCCACAAAGGAAGAACTGCAAGAAAAGATATCTGATCTTGAAGCTGTTAATCTTAAGTTGCAGGAGGAAGAGAAATTGAGGGAATCAACCGAAGCTGCGCTGAAGACTCATGAAGAACAGCTTCTGGCTGTACAAGAGGAACTCACTAAACTCAGTGTAGAAAAACAAGGTCTTGAATCATCTGTGCAAGATCTAACCAATAATGCTAAGCAGTTGAAGGAGTTGTGTGCTGATTTAGAGGAAAAGATAAAGCTTTCAGATGAGAATTTCCAAAAGACGGATTCTCTTTTATCTGAGGCGCTTTCAAACAATGCCGAGCTAGAACAGAAGCTGAAGTCTCTAGAAGATCTCCATACTGAATCTGGAGCTGCTGCAGCTACTGCTACACAAAGGAGTCTTGAGCTTGAAGGCCATGTTCAGGCTTCAAATGCAGCTGTAGAAGAGGCGAAATCACAACTGAGGGAGATGGAAACACGATTCATAGCAGCGGAGCAGAAGAATGTGGAGCTTGAACAAGAGTTAAATTTATTACAACTGAAAACAAGTGATGCAGAGAGAGAAGTGACTGAATTCTCTGAAAAAGTTTCTCATCTAAATTCAAAGTTGACAGAGGCCGAGGAAGAAAAGAATGCTCTTAATAACCAACTTCAGGAGTACTTGGAAAAGATAAGTCAACTCGAATCGGACTTAAACCAATCATCTCAACAGAGTTCACAGTTGGAGGAGGAGCTGAAGTTAGCCAAAGACAAATGTGCCGAGCATGAAGATCGAGCCAGTATGAACCATCAGCGCAGCCGAGAACTAGAAGATTTATTTCAGAGCTCTCATTCCAAATTGGAAGATGCTGATAAAAAGGTGAATGAGTTGGAGTTGTTACTTGAAGCAGAGAAATACAGAATTCAGGAGCTCGAACAACAAATAAGCACTTTGGAAAAGAGATGCAGTGATTCAGAAGCAGAAAACAATAAGCACCttgaaaatatatcttttctgaCATCAGAACTTGATGCATTCCAAGCACGAGTCTCGAGCCTTGAAACTACACTTCAGGAGGCTAATGAAAGGGAAAAGAGTCTGGAAAACTCACTGAGTGCAGCAGCAGCTGAAAGAACAATGATAGAAGCTGCTTCAAGCAGTTTGAATGAGAAGCTTTCCGAAGCAGAAAGCCTTTTGGAAATTGTGAGGGATGATTTGAATCTCACACAAGAAAAGTTGCAAAGCACTGAGGATGATCTCAAGGCTGCTCAGTTGAGAGAAGATGAGATACTGGAGAAACTCAAGGCTTCAGAAGAAAATCATGTCATACgaggaagagatatggaggaaACTGTCACGAAGCATGCCGAACTTCAATTGTTGCATGAGTCTCTGACCAGAGATTCTGAACAGAAACTCCAAGATGCTATAGAGAAACTCGACAACAGGGAGTCTGAGGTTCAATCTTTGCTTGAGAAAATCAAGATTTTGGAGGATCAGATTGCTGAATCCGGGGAACAGTCCGCGTCGGTGAAGGATGAATATGAGAAGAGTTTGAGCAAGCTGGCTTCATTGGAAGGTGAAAATGAAGATTTGAGGAGGCAGATTACAGAAGCTGAGGAGAAGATTTCTCAGTCCTTTTCTGAGAATGACTTATTGGTTGGAACAAACATgcaactgaaaatcaagatTGATGAGCTTCAGGAATCACTGAACTCTGCTATATCAGAGAAGGAAGCTACTATTCAAGAAATTGTTTCTCAGAAGAGCACTATTGCTGAGTTGAATGATCTACATTCAAGATCCACTGAACTCCACAGTGCAAGCACGACTCGCATCCTCGAAGTAGAATCACAACTACAAGAAGCATTGCAGAGGCATACTGTGAAAGAATCCGAAGCGAAAGAGTTGTATGAGAAGCTGAACACATTGGAAGGCCAAATAAACTTCCATGAAGAACAGGCACGAGAAGCAGCCGCGGTTTCTGAATCTCACAAAGCTGAACTCGAAGAGTCTCTTCAAAAGTTAAAGCATCTTGAAACTGTTGTTGAGGAACTACAAAATAAGTCACTCCACCATGAACAAGAATCTGCAGGACTACATGAGGAAAAATCAAAGCTTAATGATGAAATAGCATCATATGAATCAAAATTAAGTGATTTACAGTCAAAGCTTGATGCTGCACTAGTTGAGAAAGATGAAACGGTTCAACTGATACACTCCTCGAAGAATGCTATTGACGAATTAGTGACAAAACATAATGCAGAAGCCGAGACACTAAAGTCACAG ATAGCTTCGGTAACAGAGGAGAAAAATTTGCTCAATGAGACAAATCAGGATTTGAAGAAGGAACTTCAGTCTGTGATACTTGCTCTTGAAGAAAAGTTGAAAGAAcaacaaaaaattgaagaatcttTGAGATCTGAGGTTGCAACTCTCAAAACTGAGATTGCTGAGAAATCTGCATTGCAAATTCGGCTGAAGGAAATCGAAGAGCAACTGGCAAAAGCTGAATCCAGATTAAATGAAGAG GTTGGAAGTGTTCAAGCAGCTGCTTCTCAAAGAGAAGCCGATTTAAGTTCAAAACTGGAAGAGTTGGAACAAAAAGTCCATGATAGAAATGTGCTGAATGAAAAGATTGTAGAGCTTGAGAAAGAGTTGCAGCTTGCACAGGAAACTATTGCTAACCAG AAAGAAGCAGAATCTCAAAAGTTGGAACTAGAGGCAGCCCTGAAGAGTTCTCATGAAGAACTTGAAAGTAAGAAAAAGGAAGTCTCTCTTCTACATAACCAAGTGACAGATTTAGAACAAAAATTGCAAGTGGCTGCTGATAAATTATCAGCTAAG GGTGAGGGTGTTGAACCTAAAGAAGAGATGGAAGTTAAGTCCAGGGACATTGGATCAAGCATTTCAACACCATCAAAGAGAAAGAGCAAGAAAAAATCAGAAGCAACAACTTCTTCTGAGGCACATATTCAAACAAGTACTGTCCATGCTTCTTCTGCCATGAATTTCAAGTCCATTTTGGGAGTTGCTGTTGTGTCCATCATCTTTGGCATAATTCTTGGGAAGCGCTACTAA
- the LOC107477265 gene encoding scarecrow-like protein 23, with protein sequence MLQSLVPRSPITPNPNSMKTKRDRHDATADSPTDEEPSFKRANFSGEKSSAQAVGEAEGHHEEQQQQVLEVAEARGGESTGLKLLGLLLQCAECVAMDNLDFANDLLPEIAELSSPFGTSPERVGAYFAQALQARVVSSCLGAYSPLTAKSVTLTQSQRIFNAFQSYNSVSPLVKFSHFTANQAIFQALDGEDRVHIIDLDIMQGLQWPGLFHILASRSRKIRSMRITGFGSSSELLESTGRRLADFASSLGLPFEFHPVEGKIGSITDLSQLGVRPNEAIVVHWMHHCLYDITGSDLGTLRLLSQLRPKLITTVEQDLSHAGSFLARFVEALHYYSALFDALGDGLGADSLERHTVEQQLLGCEIRNIVAVGGPKRTGEVKVERWGEELRRVGFRPVSLRGNPASQASLLLGMFPWRGYTLVEENGSLKLGWKDLSLLTASAWQPSDLVTYPD encoded by the coding sequence ATGCTTCAAAGCTTGGTCCCTCGTTCGCCTATTACTCCAAACCCTAACTCCATGAAGACCAAGCGTGACCGCCACGACGCCACCGCTGATTCCCCCACTGACGAGGAGCCTTCCTTCAAGCGCGCTAACTTCTCCGGTGAGAAGTCATCGGCGCAGGCCGTGGGAGAAGCTGAGGGACACCACGAAGAACAGCAGCAACAGGTGCTGGAAGTGGCGGAGGCCAGAGGAGGAGAATCAACCGGCCTTAAGCTCCTCGGTTTGCTGCTCCAATGCGCAGAGTGCGTCGCCATGGACAACCTTGACTTCGCGAACGACCTCCTCCCGGAGATCGCGGAGCTCTCGTCGCCATTCGGAACCTCGCCGGAGCGCGTCGGCGCGTACTTCGCACAGGCTCTGCAGGCTCGCGTGGTGAGCTCATGCCTCGGAGCGTACTCACCTCTCACCGCGAAATCGGTAACCCTAACTCAGTCGCAGCGAATCTTCAACGCGTTCCAGTCCTACAACTCAGTGTCGCCGCTCGTCAAGTTCTCTCACTTCACCGCAAACCAAGCGATCTTCCAAGCTCTCGACGGCGAGGATCGCGTCCACATCATCGACCTCGACATCATGCAAGGTCTTCAATGGCCAGGACTCTTCCACATCCTTGCCTCGCGATCCAGGAAGATCCGCTCCATGCGGATCACCGGATTTGGTTCCTCGTCGGAGCTTCTAGAATCCACCGGAAGACGCCTCGCCGATTTCGCTAGCTCGCTCGGTTTGCCGTTCGAGTTTCATCCGGTGGAAGGAAAAATCGGAAGCATCACGGACCTGAGTCAACTCGGCGTTCGACCAAATGAAGCGATCGTAGTTCACTGGATGCACCATTGCTTATACGACATAACAGGGAGCGATTTAGGGACGTTGAGATTGCTGAGTCAGCTGAGGCCGAAGCTGATCACGACGGTGGAGCAGGATCTGAGCCACGCCGGGAGCTTCCTCGCGAGGTTCGTGGAGGCTTTGCATTATTACAGCGCGTTGTTCGACGCGCTGGGAGACGGTTTGGGTGCGGACAGTTTGGAGAGGCACACGGTAGAGCAGCAGCTTCTAGGGTGCGAGATCAGGAACATCGTGGCCGTTGGAGGTCCCAAGAGGACCGGCGAGGTTAAAGTGGAGCGCTGGGGAGAGGAGTTGAGACGGGTCGGTTTTCGACCCGTTTCGCTTCGGGGAAACCCGGCCTCGCAGGCTAGTTTGCTCCTTGGGATGTTCCCTTGGAGAGGGTATACCCTCGTTGAGGAAAACGGTTCTCTCAAGCTTGGTTGGAAGGATCTTTCTTTGTTGACCGCTTCTGCTTGGCAACCGTCGGATTTGGTTACTTATCCTGATTGA